GTTAACAATACCAAATAGTGGCATTGAGTGACTTATCCCAAAATTGATACAGTGGGTAGTGGACACATGAATGAGAACTGAATGAGAATTTAGTTGTTTCGAATATGTTTGCACAATAGTTAACAAAACATTGAATGAAATTTTAGAATATATAGAACTCTTTGTTATTAAGGGTAAGAGTTATTTTTATATCCAGAGAATGTACACTAGAATTATGAGAATTGAATGGGAATTTTAGAAATGAATGGACAGTACACAATACTTTTAGATAAGGGGCCAAGGGGGTCTCTAAGCGGGCTTTGTTTGAGAGAGGCACAGGGCTCCCAAACTTCTGGTCATTTATAGCTAATATAGAtatagaacattttttttttactgtatagCTAACATAGTACTTTGATCTTGTAATAAACTTTTTTACTCTCGCAATCTcgtaataaagtttttttatccaaaaaaaaaacaaacttaatatttccatttttaatttttgttgtctaTCATTGTTAAGGTCTTGATAATTTTTGTCCTAAagacactaattaaaaaattaaaaagaagaaatatcattaaaattcatatgaaaacacatttaaaaactataaaagagTTTGCTTTTAcccattttattaaaaaaactattttttgttttacttctTTAATCAATACTCTTAAGATAGACATTGATTAACAATTgtctcattaatattataagcgaaagttatattttttgtttttacccaTTTCATATCTCCTAAATCCCTTCTAAatggcttcttcttctcttctcccttctCTCCACTCCCCTCAATTCACCCGTGAGTTCCTTTTTCCATTCTCTTATTATAATGTCTTTCTTTCTATCATTTCTAACATCATTATGATTGTTATTTTATACTGCAGATTCAAGAGGAGCGTGAATTTGACGAGTTGAGTAGCCAAGACAGAATAAGCCACTCCAGAAGCACCCCAAACCCCTACCCTCCAACCCCTATTGTCCACAAGCACACTAAATCCAAGAAAAAGAGATCAGATTTCAAGAAAGATGGCTTTGTCTCTTACAACAAGTGTAGACCACACTCCTACGACAAAATCTTCATCCTTCCCTTGGATCCCATAATTATGGCTAGTGGGTATCTTGTTTATTTGCTCTCTACTATATTTCTTCCCTTTATTTTATATGCTCTGTTGCTTCACAAATTTGTCATGAAAAAGGAGTTGTGGAGGATGGCAAAGGCAGTACAAAATCAGGTAACTTTGATGTTTTATTATTCCAAAAAATTGATTGTGTTcctattatttgttttctttggtaGCTACAGTTATATTTGATGTCAAATCCAACTGCTTCTGCTTACtgaaaaaatgttgaaaaattGTTCTGTGcctttttgttttacatttagCAGTGTGTGTTGGGTTGAATACCTTTTCTCCCCATCAAGTGCCCCAAGTGGATTATTTTGGGGTTGTCTTCATGTGTGTGAAAATTTTCGTGTTGTTGCAGTTCAATTGCAAAAGAATTTGATGCATCAAAATGTCAGGAATGAGTGATTGTTTGCTGTTAAAGATATCTTGTCTATATAGCTTTTGGTGAttgctttattttgttttgggctGATGGTGCTAGCTTAACGTGTTTGGCGCAACATAAGAAGAATTTACATGACATGCTGTCGTTCAGTATTTCACAtgctatttttagttttaattttaatggatGTGTTGGTTTGTTGATAAATTTAACTATTGGAAACCACTTTGAATCTTTGGCAACTTGAATGATTTTCCAACAGCATTGATGAGCCTATAACATGTAAGAAGAAATTCCTACTTGGGTTTCTTCAATGAAATTTACTTGTTACGCTTGGCTTCTGAGCTTTTAAAATTCAGAAGTTATTTCATGAATTCAATTCTTTTTGGAGGGTGATTTATGTGTTATATGTTAATATCATGGAGTAAATAGTgtataatttcaaaaagctgatTCCATtcttacattattaatttatttttttatttgatcatgcagtattttaatgaagttagaccattggaagcaaagagattcaaggcgtttcgcatccagtgggcacaatattatctaaaagttagaaatcaaacataggatgttagacaactatgtaactttaggttacttaattagtttacatattttgcattacattttttacaattgttgtttcattttaacattaaataacctttgttgatagctagttttttgctaaaacctatttgaaagcataatgcaaatgatatatgttgtgtgctgtgtggtctaattttaaatttacaagttaaattttggtttttttgtaaaaacaaagacattatttaaaaaaatttctgaaaacatcggtttttttggaaaaaccgatgttaacgaatatattaatgttgacagttaacatcaatttttaaacaaCCGATTTTAATGTTGATAAATTAATGTTAatagtttcaacatcggttaataaccgatgttaaaatcctATTTTCTAATAGTATTATTAATAATGGTATAACTAGCATACAGTTAGcaactaattatattttaattatgtagtcAACAATTTGATCTCCATATCTGtaagtacaaaaataaaatctattaaaaaatgatgatatttgaatattcattttatttgaacaggcttcaatatttttttaatttttttctttctatcacatcatatcacttatcactattagaaaatatactttttacatcggttatttatgacttttaacatcgatttttgaaccgatgttgaaagtaccgacgttgatagtattatcgttaacatcggtttttaaaaaaccgatattaacgtAAAAttatcaacatcggttatataaataaccgatgttgctaatatgaattacacccaaaaatgtatattaatgttgaagttaacatcggttttttagttaacatcgattttctgtaaaaaaaaaaccgatgttatcgaatgtgttaatgttgacagttaatAACGTTAATTTATCAACATTAAAATCGGttgtttaaaaattgatgttattgtaGCAaataacaacatcgattttttgaaaaattgatgttgttttcttctttccaACATCGGttgttttaaaaaaccaatgatGTTgtttacttacaacatcagGTTTTCAAAAGACCGATGttgttttatgatttatttttaaatattgtatttttttaattagcaacCTATAATTAATTCATACCAAAACTTGTGGTTTAAAGTTGtataaaaacaaacaacaacattattgtagCTTATGAACACAAGCTTCATTAGAGAATCACAATAACAACACTATTGAGTTAAGTTAAATGTGAGGTGAAATCCCATAtcggataaaattagaaaagttGAACACCATATAAGCAAGGAGAAAACTCATAAATATGAGTCTTAAGGTTTTGGATTAAAGTATGGTGTCAATTTAAGTTCTCGTATGTGATGgctccacttatatatatatatatatatatatatatgtctcaTATGACTTTCCTCTATATATGTTTAACAGAGGATTATTTAATGTGGTTAATGTAACTTTGTGGTCATCGTAGAAATACAATCACAAACGACccataaaaagtaataaaaaaacgagtcaactaaaatattaaaactcaAAAAACAACAATGATTGGGTAGGTTTtagagttgaaaaaaaaaatatcttggtTATCTATTTGGAGTAGAAAAGTCTTTTTTGGTAtattaaaaacaagaaaaaaaatactaactggagttaaatttattatgattatatatatatatatatatatatatatatatatatacttttttctatttatgATCATATGTTAGTACAATTtcgtatataaaaaaacttgttaGGAAAACTGGTCTCAATTTGTCATGAATGCATGTTTTCATGTAAatcaaaaatatttgtaaacggtatacatgattttagaattttttttttctttttaagaaaataccACATATAtaacttgaaagttgaaattttcGTTGTCGGGTCCTACTCTTTAGTCTGGATAGAAAACTGAAACAACTTGAGTGGAGTTCTGCTAAGAGCATCGCATGGACATGACAACCAAGCGAGTTTGAGACGATTTACCCCTTCTCGTTCCCACAAAAGGAAGTTGCATTCGAGTTGGACTTAAaattgacttaaatatgttttgaattcttataattgtatgtaatatttttttattcagtaaatttatttttcttataggtATTGGGTCAGGGGTTAAGAAATATTACTATTCAATTATTGGATACTAATATTAATTAACCTCCTATgatcttttttctaattaaactcTGGTACTACTGATACTCTTCAATAAATCAatctattttcaaatttaaaaagaaaagaaaaaaaataaaaaataggcttaagcctttaaaatttaatatttgtccctttctttatttttggattttattgGATTTGAAACAGTACGTAATCCATCatacagttttttaaaaatttaattaaataattaatatattaatttattaataatattttaatttaattaatatataaacgctagtaaataacaaaaattaaaaatagaaattaagaattgaattaaattaatattttgattaaatatataaaattaaatgtgttatttaatttttattataattaaattgttttagaattaaattcattaatttatatttttaaaattataagaataaaatattttatataagcttaaaaaaatttagttcctgcaatttaatgtttttttcatttttgtttgtgccaaaaataaaaagaggctGCTGTAATGGAGGTAGTCGGCCTGGAGGAGGTGGAGGGCTTGCAGGATGTAGTTGCACTTTGTTCCTAAGTCGAACGATGTCCGCCGCCCATTGCTTACCACGCGGAGGACAGTTATGTTCAGTGGACATGGGAGGGTGTTGTTTGCAGCCAAGGAAGCTGGTGGGAAATTATTCAAGGTTAGgagaaaaacaacataaaagaTGTAGAAATAATAGAAAGGGAGGGACATGGACAACATTATTCAAGAATTCTAAATGATGTTtgtttttaagatattaatgTGATGAAGTAGGAGAGAAGAGAGGGGTTAGTGATGACCTCTTGCGTTTGAGCATGTGGGAGTAGATGGAAATGGAGAGAGCTTTGCATTGACTTATCTGGTGGAGTTAGTTAAGTTACTGAGTTGAGGTTGTTGGTTGTTCAAACTTGATCAGCTAACTAATCACTTTaaagacttttttatttttattttaatatttaagagattaaattgtttaacaaaattaattgcgATGAACATTTCATTTGTCGTTTTTTTATGCCGAAGGAATAAAAAACAAGACCTACTGCTTCAGGAATAAAACTCCTAAGGCATCAACAAGAAGCTTTCGAAATTAAACTAGCATAAGGAGGGTTGAATTGTAGAAAAacgaataatttattttgtataattgaTGCTCCTTTGTGGTAGATCTCAGATTCCTAACAAGCTGAAGTTGGGACACTGTACACTCGTGGAAAATAATAGAGCATGGTTATAGGAATGAATTATTCACCAAATAAAACGTAATTAGGATGGCAGGTGTTACTGATGGACTTGACAACCCATTATTCCACGTTTAGATGGCAGGTGTTTAAAATCGAATtaagttgttttattttagtttgattCGAATTTCAGTATCTATTATTTACATGTACACAATAAATAATTAGGATGGCAAAGTGGAAGTAGCAAATCTAAGGGGAGGGACAAGCTTAAGAGGCAGAGGATGGCAGAGTGGGAAGCCATGGAAAAGGAAAACGAAGAGATGGAAAGGAAAAGGAGAGAGGAATAGTTGATTCAAGAGAGGGAATGGGAGGAGAGAATGAACTGTAGGAGGCTAGAATGGAAGAAGAGGGTTGACGAGGCTGGTATGGTTTTTATCCTAacttatcataatttttcaattcaatccaaaGACTTGCCACATGGGTTTGCTTACATGGACAAAGACTTGCCACATAGACATATGGCTAACAAtggaaattggattttaacaATAGGGACTTATTTGCATAGCGGATGtaaagatagagactattttttacatttccaaaagatagggactaattTGCAAAATTGAGTACAAAGACAGGGACCAAAATGCCTATTCActctttaaattactttaagaattaaaaaaataaaaacaaacacatttttaaggactaaaatgaagCCAAATTTTTACAAGAATGAAATCGAAAGAAAACACTAAATTACATCAACCCAAAATGTAATTAAGCCCCCcatacatttaattttaaaaattagaacttcactactattattctatttttcttatgaatttctattattattcttctctcttcttaCCTTAATTGTCAAAGTATAAATTTAGAAAGTATACTCTTATAAAGTTGCTAGATAATCCCCATCTTTCTTCTTACCTTGACACACTATGAACAATGTTTTCCACCTCACCATCTTCAAAAGCAGTTctgaaccaatttttttttcctaaatgaAACTCCTTGTACCATCAAGTTTCTAACTGATATGAACCTTCAttgcacaagggctgacttaggatcgtctaggattaaaccttgatggaaaattcagaaattgattaagaaaaggATGGGAAATTGACACGATTCAAGGGTTGGGCCATGGCTAATTTCTTGGGCCTTAATAAGGTGGATCTtgacataaaatggatgaatgagatggtaaaaacgtaggttaagtggtggctagacaaaaatatagaaatggctaTAACTCAAGCTatagggctccaaatgaggtgattccaaaacgaggtgaaagatctcgttttgaatttcaatttaggctcaagaattaCTTAATTTAAGTGAGTAAAACGAGAGTTATGGTCatgagataattctgggcagaattggattttctggaattgtggtttgaaagaacaagtttgaaaatgaaatggtggaatgaaagaatcactctttccagcgagggcaacacacaaaggatgTGAAAGTCCCTTGATATAGCCAGGgtattcttgaatcactcaagaacttaagagaatcactctcactaagacaaaagagataaactctaatttttctgaataaaactcaacttgtctttattgataaaatggttcagcttataaaGAAGCTTTACCGTCAGATTTTACATATGCTTCATTAAAGGCAATTAAGATTTAGTAATGATCcactaacctagggaattaaaagaacttaatggttgagtgtaactgaaattgtgacaaccaaaagtcaccccaaAAACCATTGAGCCAatcaccatttggtctcccaaaggctgatgcctaagctgccaattgggcccttattacaacttgaactaaaccaaactaaagcccctttagttgattaacccaaaacatatttttgctcagccaactttacaaggatttggCCATTTTTTAGACAAACTacacactctaaaattgagacgaAGTGGcaccatttagtcctcctccatttgggccatgatacaactcacaaccttggacttttctccttgaaacttgggcttgtattcaaatagtatggacaacacttgttgaagatttTCCTTTGCTTTCCttactctagcccttgtcataggtcctccaagtccttcaagtggatccttgcccttgctcttggtcatgtcctcttCACTAACTCAGTCACTTTTAAAGTCCTACTCACTGAGTACAAAGTGACTTGCAACAATTTGGTGAGTAATTAAGCACTCATCTCtttatgtcaaatttttatatCCTATAGTTATCTAAtgaatttcttttgcattttaggATGTGCCGAGTaccatgtactcatttatgaaACCTGCAAGATTAACTCATCTGAACTTGGAAGGGACGAAGTGTAGAATAGTTATAATCATCATAGGAAGAccacaaaaattgaaaatggatggAGGACTTTTGCACTAACATATAATTTGCTTCTTGAAACTCAAATATATTTGAGTTCCCAGATGCAACttctaactttgttttattctaattttgtttgtaattaaagtacattactactctaatatattatcaatatgtaaatttttgtttataatatgttattttgtttagaaatGTTTATAACTACCCTTGCTGCatgatatatttatatactttGTTTATAACTTTTGGTGCATGGCTGATTTAAGCGTTTTTATACAACTTTGAATGATAAGTTATGATATGAATTAATTACTACATGTTGCTAATTAGAAAAagcaaatataatatttaaaattaaatcataaaacaacattggttttatgAAAAGCGATATTGTTtactaacaacatcggtttttccaaaaaactgatgttggtaAGAATaaaacatcggttatttaaaaatcgatgttgttttttgctacaataacatcggtttttaaacaaccgatgttaatgttgatAAATTAACATCGATAGTCTCAACATCTGTTAATAACTAATGTTAAAAGTCCTtaataatcaatgttaaaagTGTATTTCTAGTAGCGGAAGTAGGACAACTGCTATATttcatatattcacaaaatttaaaggCATTAGGATTTGTCACTagtattattttgttgtttaacCATGTTCCACAATTTAGGTTGCTGGATGATGAAACAAATTGTGAACCTTGAGGTCCTCATGGTATTGTAGTGGCAATGATTGCACATGCTaccaaaaaaattgtaattaaacaacaattatattgctttttatttgtatttgtttttgcttttgatatttagagaaaatttttaatgttttttctactgattttattgcttttcttaaCTAAATGTCAAATGGTCATGAATATCCTTTGAACAACATTgagtgaaaatggaaaagattGGCATTATGTATACAACGTGCTTGTCAGATGGTCACACTCAAAAGCAGGGATGGATCTAAGGATGGGCATGCAAGAGCCTTGTTGCCTCCCTTAGGACCCtttgcatatatatttttattatttttatttttatatttttcttatatatatatatataagaaaaatataaaaataaaaataataaagtaaaatatatatgaaaaatatgtttttgagttgatatttgcttaaaattttCTAGTAGTAGATCATATCtctaattttattcttaaattaataataaataatttttaaatttattatttattaaataataatttattagaacttaatatttaaattattatgtaaaaaaatattagcccCTATTCAATACACTGTTGAATGTTGTTGGAAAGGAGAAGGTTATAAGAAATATTTGAGAGAACTTGAGGAGGagagaattttttaaagaaGGCTAGCTTTTATGACTTGAGAAATGGTTTTGTTCTGACTTCTTTGGGTTCACTTACAAATGACAATCTCTCCCATTTTTATAGGCTTCAAGGGAGAGTTCAAGATACATCAAGAAAGATTCTACACACTTTAGGGGAGAGTTCTACACACTTTTCCTAGCTATTTAGTTTTACACACTTCTTCCAATTAAATATTACTTCTACTTATCTCTACTTCTCTAGAATTTTCTTTGGAGTAGTAACATAAACTTAAATGGGCCCAACACTTGATTAATGGGctaaatcaagtttatattacTCAACACCCCCCTTAAACTTGATTTATCATTCCAAGTAAGCTTTTTAACTTGATAAAGTCTTCTTGCTTGAGCGGCTTGGTGAAGATGTCAACTACTTGGTCTTGAGACTTCACATATCCTGCATGTACATCCTTTCTTGTTGTGCTCTCCTTTATGTAGTGGTAACGGGTATCAATATGTTTGCTTTGATCATGGAACATTGGATTCTTTGCTAGAGCAATGACTGACTTATTAATTATCGACAAAGATCTTGGTCAACTCTTCTTGTGACATGCCCAACTCTTTTAACAAATTCTTGAGCCATATTGCATGACAAATGCATGAAGCAACTGCTACGTATTTTGGCTTACAAGTCAAAAGAGTGACTATATATCGACTACTTTTTTGACATCCAAGTGAAGGTTGTATTTCCCATGAAAAACATATATCCACTAGTACTTTTCTGATCATCTTCATCTCTAGCCCAGTCAATGTCATTGTAACCTACAAGCTTATAGTCATTACTTGTTAAGAACCATAAGCCAGAGTCGATTGTTCCTTTGATAAAGTGAAGAATTTGTTTTGCAGCCTTGAAATGAGTAGTGGTTAGAGTCTCGATGTATTGACTGATGAGTACTCCAGTAGCATATATAATGTTTGGTCTTGTGTGTCAAATATCATAAACTACCCACCAAACTCTTGAAATCTATAGCATCCGGTTTTCTTGCTTCGTCGAACTTTGATAACTTCATTTTGCACTCCATCAGTGTTCCAATTGGCTTGCATCTATCCATCTTGAATTTATTAAGCATCTTCTTTGCGTAGCTTTGCAGTGAAATGAAGatttcatcttctttctgctttACCTCAATGCCAAGATAGTATGACATTTTTCCGATATCGGTCATCTCGAACTCCTTCATCATTTCTTTCTTAAACTCTGATAATTGTTATGCATAAGtatattttgggattaaatCATATAAGAATTGTTAATTTTCCTCtcttatttcttcctttttgtgtgaataattataattttaagatcatttaagtttttgtgcaaaAAATGTTCAAGTTTGTGAATTTATAGTGCTTGGTGAATAATTGCCGCAGAAAAACTAAGTAAACCCTGAGAAAGCAAATTGAAGATCTAAAGCTGCTCGCTTAGTGCGTCTCAAGCGCTCAGCTTGACGCAGTCGCTTAATGGGTAGAACACGCTTAATAAAAGGAAGTATGGAGAAGTTTGATATGTG
The nucleotide sequence above comes from Glycine soja cultivar W05 chromosome 11, ASM419377v2, whole genome shotgun sequence. Encoded proteins:
- the LOC114373220 gene encoding uncharacterized protein LOC114373220 codes for the protein MGAVYGIAKSGVRVASMGHAGAGLILCLIQEEREFDELSSQDRISHSRSTPNPYPPTPIVHKHTKSKKKRSDFKKDGFVSYNKCRPHSYDKIFILPLDPIIMASGYLVYLLSTIFLPFILYALLLHKFVMKKELWRMAKAVQNQLYLMSNPTASAY